A genome region from Cucumis sativus cultivar 9930 chromosome 4, Cucumber_9930_V3, whole genome shotgun sequence includes the following:
- the LOC101205113 gene encoding uncharacterized protein LOC101205113, with protein sequence MIGMAEEEQKQRCYNNRFGSFGTIGGISGRSSSKKLKPKPKKVPQRGLGVAQLEKIRLEEQQKNDAAAAIFSSSSPLSPTKSSSYLSLPIPSFLQSNRSSSSSSFPSSPPVNLSSSASMFGPPLPVLNMHVKDSFTVPLMDQANSGGSETGLSAVTILEQGNALKWQNSCDYYLEKENYGVDPGLALRSDFDFPYGVNPGLPSTKLLQRSQENQAPSPMVNLSSTTSMSSGLNVQIEPPSNQSYCYGNYSTIWPDKEEKMFGTKRLPRFSPNNPTEPVFDHNSSFTVPNRSDDSTSHGNGSALSFREDRARSLTCVSAPSSLEHIKDDDFNGNFLTLASLATCWTSCSSSKIAKCPPTYPLLQNLRNSNSEPHSSQGGLKPVRLAEKQPFYSFLPPAETKTGKETAISKTKCNGEVGEILDLDLKL encoded by the exons ATGATAGGAATGGCAGAAGAGGAGCAAAAACAGAGGTGTTATAATAATAGATTTGGGAGTTTTGGGACAATTGGTGGTATTAGTGGTAGATCTTCTTCTAAGAAACTTAAACCAAAGCCTAAGAAAGTTCCACAAAGAGGACTTGGCGTTGCACAGCTTGAGAAGATTAGATTAGAGGAACAACAGAAGAATGATGCAGCTGCTGCAattttctcatcttcttctccattgTCACCAACCAAATCCTCCTCTTATTTGTCTTTACCGATTCCTAGTTTTCTCCAATCAAACCGATCATCATCTTCGTCGTCTTTCCCTTCGTCACCTCCGGTGAATCTCTCCTCGTCCGCCTCAATGTTTGGGCCACCTCTGCCTGTTTTAAACATGCATGTTAAAGATTCTTTCACTGTTCCATTGATGGATCAAGCAAATAGTGGTGGATCTGAAACTGGGTTGTCTGCAGTTACAATTTTGGAGCAAGGAAATGCTCTCAAATGGCAAAATTCTTGTGATTACTATCTTGAGAAGGAAAATTATGGGGTTGATCCTGGGTTGGCACTTCGTTCAGATTTTGATTTCCCTTATGGAGTTAACCCTGGCTTGCCTTCTACAAAACTCCTGCAAAGATCACAGGAAAATCAAGCACCTTCTCCCATG GTGAATCTGTCATCAACAACTTCAATGTCTTCTGGTCTTAATGTCCAGATAGAGCCCCCTTCAAACCAAAGCTATTGTTATGGCAACTACTCAACCATCTGGCCAGACAAGGAAGAGAAG ATGTTCGGCACGAAGAGATTGCCTCGCTTTTCTCCAAACAATCCAACTGAACCGGTGTTTGATCACAACTCTTCCTTCACTGTTCCAAATAGATCCGATGATTCAACATCACATGGCAATGGAAGCGCACTGAGTTTTCG AGAGGATCGTGCTCGGAGCTTAACATGCGTATCTGCACCGAGTTCCTTGGAACACATCAAAGACGATGACTTTAATGGAAACTTCCTTACCCTTGCTTCTCTTGCTACTTGTTGGACATCATGTTCAAGCTCTAAGATTGCTAAGTGTCCTCCAACCTATCCTCTTCTTCAGAATCTTAGGAATTCCAATTCGGAACCACATTCTTCTCAG GGAGGATTAAAACCTGTCAGATTGGCCGAAAAGCAGCCTTTCTATAGCTTCCTCCCACCTGCAGAGACAAAAACTGGGAAAGAAACTGCCATTTCTAAAACCAAGTGCAATGGGGAAGTAGGAGAAATACTTGATCTAGATTTGAAGTTGTAG
- the LOC101209298 gene encoding sodium/calcium exchanger NCL, producing MSNSPLHLLFLLFFLVLCSQSYSSRLPSISSITSSSSSSSDLVSDGINGLQEPSYLHLNTLSSLSAPEEESCEQSYGFLPCTTTALGNLFLIIVYGYLMFLAATYLSTGSELLLEILGPGIVGGLFLPALGALPDAMLILVSGLAGSAEVAQSQVSVGMGLLAGSTVMLLTLIWGTCVIVGKCDLQDSVAIDSQDTKGFSLTESGVSTDIWTSYAARIMVISVVPFLIVQLPQMLNSTSGRHLAVLIALIISVSMFIIYCLYQVFQPWIQRRKLAFVKHKHVIFGFLRHLKQQTLGRLLTENGEPDKEIIEKLFSRIDVNKDGLLSASELRALIVGIQFDEMDLDHDDAVDKIMNDFDTSRDSHVDSNEFGNGIIRWLSQVQGSRTGRGEDGPHTMKYLHNFHQETKREHDLLDVGEQSDEVVEGVEEGKGVLIKAILFLLLGTAIAAAFADPLVDVVHNFSNATKIPAFFISFIALPLATNSSEAVSAIIFASRDKRKTASLTFSELYGAVTMNNVLCLSVFLALVYMRGLVWNFSSEVLVILIVTMIMGVMGSFRTAFPLWTSLVALLLYPLSLVLVYVLDYVFGWS from the exons ATGTCCAATTCTCCTCTGCATCTcctctttctcctctttttccttGTCCTCTGTTCCCAATCCTACAGCTCCCGCCTTCCTTCCATTTCTTCCatcacttcttcttcttcctcctcctctgATCTGGTCTCCGATGGCATCAATGGGTTGCAGGAACCCTCTTATCTGCATCTCAATACGCTTTCTTCATTATCTGCACCAGAGGAAGAGTCTTGCGAGCAGTCTTATGGGTTTCTTCCCTGTACCACCACTGCTTTGGGGAATTTGTTTTTGATTATCGTTTATggatatttgatgtttttggCTGCTACGTATTTGTCTACTGGAAGCGAGCTCTTGTTGGAGATCTTGGGACCTGGAATTGTGGGGGGATTATTCCTTCCTGCGCTTGGTGCTCTTCCTGATGCCATGTTGATTCTcg TTTCTGGTCTTGCAGGAAGTGCTGAAGTTGCACAAAGCCAGGTCTCTGTTGGAATGGGTCTACTAGCTGGCTCAACTGTCATGCTTCTTACACTGATCTGGGGCACATGTGTGATTGTTGGGAAGTGTGACCTTCAAGATTCAGTTGCCATAGATTCACAGGATACAAAAGGGTTTAGCTTGACTG AATCTGGAGTTAGCACTGATATTTGGACCAGCTATGCAGCCAGGATTATGGTTATATCTGTTGTTCCATTTTTGATCGTTCAACTTCCACAAATGCTCAATTCAACATCAGGAAGGCACTTGGCAGTTTTGATTGCTCTTATTATCTCTGTTTCAATGTTCATTATCTATTGCCTTTACCAg GTCTTCCAACCATGGATTCAAAGGAGGAAACTTGCTTTTGTCAAGCACAAGCATGTTATATTTGGATTTTTAAGACATTTAAAACAGCAAACACTTGGAAGACTCCTGACAGAGAATGGGGAGCCagataaagaaataatagagAA GTTATTTTCAAGAATTGATGTGAACAAGGATGGACTTCTATCAGCTTCTGAACTGAGAGCACTAATAGTTGGCATTCAGTTTGACGAGATGGACTTAGATCATGATGATGCTGTTGACAAAATAATGAATGACTTTGATACTTCTCGTGATTCCCATGTTGATTCTAACGAGTTTGGCAATGGGATCATTAGGTGGCTTTCTCAAGTTCAAGGTTCAAGAACTGGCAGAGGTGAGGATGGTCCTCACACAATGAAGTACCTGCATAACTTTCATCAA GAAACAAAGAGAGAACACGATTTGCTGGATGTTGGGGAACAGAGCGATGAGGTCGTAGAGGGCGTCGAGGAGGGGAAGGGGGTCTTGATAAAAGCTATACTCTTCTTGTTACTTGGAACCGCCATTGCTGCTGCCTTTGCTGACCCTTTGGTTGACGTCGTACATAACTTCTCTAATGCAACTAAAATCCCTGCgttctttatttcatttattgcTCTGCCATTAGCAACCAACTCAAGTGAAGCAGTCTCTGCTATTATCTTTGCAAGCCGTGACAAGCGAAAAACTGCCTCATTAACATTTTCCGAG CTATATGGAGCAGTTACAATGAACAATGTCCTCTGCCTATCAGTTTTCTTGGCTCTTGTTTACATGAGAGGATTGGTTTGGAACTTTTCATCTGAAGTGCTGGTCATTCTCATCGTTACAATGATAATGGGAGTCATGGGTAGCTTCCGAACCGCCTTCCCTCTCTGGACATCTCTGGTGGCTCTCCTTCTCTACCCCCTCTCTCTTGTGCTGGTCTATGTTCTTGATTATGTCTTTGGTTGGTCATAG